A stretch of DNA from Lotus japonicus ecotype B-129 chromosome 4, LjGifu_v1.2:
ACTTTAAAATGGTTTCTTAATGAGTTTTCAAATATACATTATATAGtcttttaaaagtgattttgctCGACGAGAATTGTTTGAGGTTACTCAATGGAGAACCAAACACACATATTAGATTGTGTAAATGTGCTTTCAAGATCTTAGAACCTTACGGTCCTTTAGCAAGTTTACAATCTAGATCACATGTAGGATCTTGAATAGGAATGACTCCTTGCTGGATCGCGACCTTTTCGAGAGGATTGTGGGATCCCAATCCTTGAGGCTGGATTTCAAAGTTGAGATTTAGGGTTTCAGCCACCCATTTGCAATCAATAATCGTGATTCGCCCAAGGAAACCCTAAACTCCTAACTAAACTCTGCTTATACAATTGTCAAGCACAAGTGTGTAAAAATAGCTACACATTATATACCGTAAGCATTAACGTGCATTCACCATGTGTGTAAAAATGTTTCCAAACATATTCTTGAATGATTAATTCTTATAACAGGAAAAGAAGAGTCCAGAATCAAGTATTTTAAGATACAATATGTAACCACTCACAATAGATATATAATACAAATACAAATGTCGTGCAACAACAGTTCATAACTCACTCACTTTCATCTAGTTAACTAGTTTTGACCCCTTTCACTGATCTCTCCAATAGTTGTTACAAACCTTTATGTTGGAGTTATCAGCCCTTATTTATAATGAAAATGCCGGACAAGATTTCATTCATAATGATAATGTCATTTATTCTCAAGCTACTGATTCCCAGTCATGGGACCTTTCTTGGTATCCCAGCTGACTCTTACCCACGGTTGGCCAGGAGGTGCTCTTGCTTCAGGAGCAGAATGGCTATCAAGATTCTTCATTACTCTTTCCCGCACTGCAGCAAAGACCTAAGCGACTAACGAGTGGCATGAGAATTGCATTCATAAGAAAAACAAAcgagtttaatttttatgcaccgacggtgtaaagttttttagACTATCAACCAATCAAGagtcaaggatgtgagaaaatctttttatttaatgtcattaattgatgttgcacatccttaaaatctaatTGATTGGCGGTGTAAAAAACTTTATAGGTGCATTATCTTTTTTCTCAAAACAAAATCCAACGAAATAATCTCGGAAATCGTCATTTAAATGATGGAATGAGACTAACTGGATTTGAGTTTATAGTCTCTGGAGGTTGCTCCTGCCCTGATATCCACTTCCATAAATCTGGATTCCCCTGCATAACAACATAAATAGGATTTTAAAGTGACATGGACTCCAATCAATAGACCTGTAACTCAAACTTCAGCAACTATAGTTAGCTATCTCATTTCCAATTAGGAATTGCAACAAAACCATCACACATTCTACATATTAGTGCGATAACCTTTGCGCTGCACGGAATTTTATGTtgtaaatttttaataaataaataagctaTTGGTTTATAAGTCAACCGTGTAAAGATAACGAAGAGAAagatgaaataaataattgaaattgtattgtatacatcaaacatttccaaaaacttccttaaacactacatttagaGTAGTGATATGTTGTTTGTCCGCCTCATcaagtatacaaagtttaagactttttcttgagcgtactctagagagagctacatataaTTGACAATGTGTGAAGACGGGCCTCGGGAGGAAGAGCTCTGTAACACCCCAACTTTTGGGGGTCAcaattagtaacctattaaataaaatgaaatgattttACAAAATGATTTACAAATaagggtatattttttttttcatttgttttctaAAACATTTCTAAAACCTGATATGCATATACTTGCCCCAACCCATACATCCGGCCTTAACTAGGCAAGCCTCGTGAGTGACGACGGATGTTCTATACATGTAATATACAATAATGTAATGCATTAACAGacaacaaggttcagaatgcgATAACACCCTAAGTCCAATATACTTCCTACAATCCCCGCACTGGAGAGTTGCAGAaaagcaatgcatcggaacctacccaaaaTCAAAGTAAGTTATACAGCCATCCCTATAAGCTTTAACCAATAACAGTAAGCTTCtctacccaaggctctagccttacatctAACTATTACTTCTACCAGTCTTCGGTTAATCTACTCACTCCAAGAAGTCTTCCCGTAAGTCAATCCAATCACCTCCTGGCAGCGATCAACAGCTACACGCAGCAATACCTGTTAGGGcctggcagtttgccgaccgcccaaacacaaacaaagcaaacaaggcAAGAAAGGGTCAACTTCCTAGAATACTGTAATATAACACTACAAAAAAATtggcattttgcggcggtttgaACCGCCGCAGAACGCTTCTCGCGGCGGTTTGTCAACCGTCGCAGTTACTAGTGTCGCCAGGCGTTCTGCGGCGGTTTGTACCAACCGCTGGAATAGCCGCCGCTAATAGCATCTCGCGTTTTGCGGCGGTTCCAACCGCCGCAGATAGCTAACAAAAACCGGATTTTAACAACTTTTGGCGGCGGTTCGAACCGCCTTGATATACTTTGTGGGAGAATTGATATAATCtttagcggcggtttaaaccgccgcaagttgttaattttttttttttgctttttttggtttttatagaaaatgaaatttaCTATCATCATACCTGTTTTCTAGATCAACCCAGATTctgttaaaattattataacttgTAAATGTGAAAAACATATAGGTAAAAATAAGTTCATTCATTTGCATTCAACATAAATCCAACTACTAAAGTGTTAAATTCAGTACAAACATGTAAATGGTCCAACATTAACATCATCATAAGAAACACTAGATCCAACTACTAAAGTGACAAGTTCAGTAGAATAATCCAAAAAAAGCTCAGTCTTAAATCATTCCCCCAATCCTACATGAAGCTAAGAAGACGGTCCATTGTTTCCGGGATTATGACTAGCGGACGAAGATGGCCTTGGTTCGTTTGGAGAGCCTAAATCAGTAACCTGCaagtagttaatttttattaatattcagCTAAATGGACAAtggcaaaaatatatataatagagAAGTACTAGGTGTACTACAAACCAAATAACAATGAGAGAAAAAACAAGGATAGTACTAGCAATCCTTCTGCAATGGAGCCTGTGGGTTGTGCCCTGTTGTGCACGTATGATTTTAGCAATCCTAAGTACCTAATCAAAAGAGACATTTGATAGTTAATGTATATCTAGGTAGAAATCacgaaattaaaaaaaaaaaacttagaacTAGTTCAGGTTTTACCTTTCTACAGGGTACATCCATCGGTAATATACGGGGTCTCTAGGATGCCTAATCATGCCATCATTATTAGCAGACACAGCATGCCATCTCATATCATTAGCAGTCTTTGAAGACAAAAACAATCTTTGCAATCGAGGCTTCAGAGGAAAGTAACGAAGAACTTTTCGAGGCACTTTCTTCTTGAACTTGTCAACTTCTGACACCGGGTTCTCACCATTTCCACTCGGTTCTCTCCATCTAGACATGGTACAAGTTTTGCATTGTTCCCTGTTTTCATCCTCACCCCAGTACAACATGCAATTTCTTGGACATGCATGTATCTTTTCATAGCCCAAACCAAGTTTGGTTATATATTTCTTTGCCTCGTAAAATGAACTTGGAATTTGTGCATGTTCAAATGCATCATGTAGTAGCTCTATTATCATTGTCATTGCCTTATCAGTCATCTTACATAGGCATTTGATATGATACAGCTTGACTATAAAAGAAAGTTTAGAATACCGTGTGCACCCTTCGTACAATGGTTGTTCCCCATCTTTTGCCAAATCATAAAACTCTCTAGCTTGATTTCCTTGTGGCCCAACATTTGGCATTGGTCCTTCACCTTGGCCGACGCCTTCATTTGAATCATTGTCACGATGCATATCGACCCCAAAAGCTTCATTGACCATGTTTCGGATAGGATCTTCATCATTCACAATGTTTGGTCCTAAACTTGACAAATTGGCAGTACAATTGTTTTCAGTTTCCACTTCATGGGACTCGCCATGATCAAACCAAAAGGTGTAATTTCTCGGGAATTGCTTAATAATTAAGTGCTCATACACTACATCTCTAGTCAGCCACTTTCTAAAATTGCATAGACCACAAGGGCATAATATTGCACCATCAACAGAACTACGCTCAAAGGCAAAGTCTAAAAATCCCTTAACCCCTTCCTGATATGCAGGTGAATTTCGTGGCAACAAAATCCATGACTTATCCATTGCTACTTTCTGTAGTAATCAATAAAAAATAGTAACATTTACAAGTTATTAACCAACAAGTTATCCAAAACATGACTCTTTCATGACTCCTTCAAAACATGCTATTAACCAACAAGTTAtccaaaaaaaatcacttactGTTCAGTTATTGGCACCCAAGTTGCTGGCTTTGATGGAGTTCTTTTGAGATCTGCACATTATATATCAAGGTAGAAAAATTAGTATATATCAAGGAGTCTCTAACGctggtattttattttctttatgaCTTATCCTATGCTTGTTATTTTACTTTGAAAAGCTAAAGTTAGATGCTCTAGTCTCTTTTTCCCCTTTAAAAGTAAAACCATTATGTGGCACAAAAAGGTATACATAACAGATACAAGCAaaaaagaaaccaaacaaaaggtTACTCCAACGTCTCATCCCATCATCATGAAATCAAACACACAGTTACAAGACAAATACTATGCACATAAAGAAAAGTTTCCAAACCTTGCACCTACATTTTAAACAGCGAAAACCAGAACATACAACTAGGTCATGAAATCTGGAGAACCATATagcacaaaatcatcaaggtgTTAGCATTTAAGTTATAAAAATAGGCTAGAAATTACTCAGCAGTTATGCCAGTTTCCTCACATCCTTAGCATCATATACCAACCTTTGCATATTATAAGAGAAATGAAACACGATTCACCGTTCATTTCAACCTTGGCTAACGAAACTATGTATATGAGGCTGGcttaaaatgaaattaaaagacACCAAACaatgaaatagcccaggattctCAAAACATAACTACCATCTCTAGCTGATCGATCACCAGCTTTAATTAATGAAGCAtacctattttttattttgtggaAACAAATTCCAAGCTTCACCtgaaacaaaacccaaaaatgcCACTTGATTGAGATATTAACGTCTATGAATTTGAGAATAAACCCTAACCTTCATTACAATGCAGGCTTACACATTACCCTCAATTTGGTGAtttaaaaatagcttaattTGGCATATTACCCTTACTGAGTAATTTCATCGAGCACCTTATGTACCATTTTGTTTCCAATTAGGAACCACAAACTGTTGCTGAATAATTTAGGCATATCAATTAACATAGGCAGCTTTGTTCCCAATCAGTATCATAATTCATAAACCACGTTGACATTGGAagcaaaaaatcagaaaatgtaTTAACTCCTCAATAACAAATGCAAAATCTTACCTTAAATCTCAAATCAACGTGGAGGTTCTGCAAGGAAAACTCAAACAGTGAACACTGAAGATCTGAAGTGCACAAGAGAACAGAGAAACAAGGTGTGGAGCGACGATGAGGAAGCTACTCAGTAGAAAAAGTTACCTGAACAAACATGAAGAAATCAAAATTAGGGATTGTGAAATAGTGAAACCAGACgcaggagaggagaggagaggaggggaaaagagaagagaagagaggaaaggagaagagaaCAAACCCTACGTGAAGGCAACAAGACGCTGAAGCAAGGAAACAAAGAAGAGGCCAACGTGAAGAGAACCAGACGCTGAAGCAAGGAAACAAAGAAGAACCCAACGTGAAGAAGCTCGGTTTTAGGGATcggtaggtttttttttttaacaagagGGAAAGAAAAATTGGGGAAATTAAAATAAGTGAGGGAAAGTAAAATTGGGAGAGGGAAACTGAAATCTTAGATTTGGGCCAAATTTGTATGAAATTGTAAGCTTGCGGCGGTTATAAAGCCCAACCGACgcaagttattttaaaaaaacaaacaaacaaacaaaccgCTGCAACAACCGCCGCACATTATTAATCCACTGCGGCGGTTGTAACCGCCGCGAACAATctgatattatttttttaaacaaaacacCTACCAACCGCCGCTAAACACCTTACAACCGCCGCCAAATTAACATACTTGAGTCGGTCGCTTAAACCGCCGCAGGAAACACTTTTGCGGCGGTTAAGGGAAACCGCCGCAAAAAGACCGCCGCAAAATGTCCTTTTTCTTGTAGTGTAAGTCCTAAAGAGATTTAGCATAGTTATGAACACCGTATAATAACTATTAAGGTCGATGTGTGTCCATCTCTATCATCAGAGCGTCAATCCCTCAACCCATCGCTCGTCGCCTAGGCGTAGGTAAATCTTCATCTCATTTCTAAGGCAGCACCACGTGTTACTAACGTAATGGCACGACCCAGAAGCAAAACAACTAACGCAAGTAAGGTCTATCCTCtctaatcaatcaacatgtatTATGTTGAGGGTCTAACCTCTAAACCCAATAATCCATAATGAGATTAAGGACAATCCTCCTAATCCAATAGCGAATGGTATGATCAAGGTCCAACCTCTTTAATCAACCAGTAtgtaatatgattaaggtccaaccactttaatcaggtagtaaataatatgattaaggacaAGCCTCTTAATCAAGTGGGAACTAATAGGATTAAGGACAAGCCCCTTAATCAAAGGataattaataggattaaggacaAGCCCCTTAACCAGCAAATAAATTATAGGATTAAGGACAAGCCCCTTAATCAAggataaataatatgattaattaATGGGATTAAGGACAAGCCACTTAATCagagaataattaatataaGGTTCAATCCATTAACCAAAGTGGAGTCCGATCTTCCGATCATCTCCCTTCAAGTGATGCATGCAAGCAAATGCTAGTAACAACGATTCGTCCTTGCCCGGATACGTGTCTAGCTATGGTTCATTGCCTCTATCGTTTTTGCCTAAGGTAAACGTCGGTCCTTTGACCAATTACTTCACACAAGGAGTAGCACCTGCACTTAATGGTGGTTCTACTCATAACGGCTCCTCTTCATGATGTTCACAACTCGAATCATTATCTTTCCTCGAACCTCGAATCTTCGACCCTTCCCATTTTCGAACTCATTTCATATCCTAAGTTTTCCTCGAAAGGGGTTATCTTTATCAttcaaagtgttctatcttgagttaattcattatggaatttatTCTCAAATCAAGTCTTATGCATTTATTTGTTTCAAAATCTAACAAGTCAAAAGATCCCCATTATCCCCAAGTTCCATTTCCTGAGAAAGCCCCAATCCATCACGTCAGCAGCATCTCAAACCTTCCGTCGGATCCTACTTGCTAACTCT
This window harbors:
- the LOC130714843 gene encoding uncharacterized protein LOC130714843 isoform X1, whose translation is MDKSWILLPRNSPAYQEGVKGFLDFAFERSSVDGAILCPCGLCNFRKWLTRDVVYEHLIIKQFPRNYTFWFDHGESHEVETENNCTANLSSLGPNIVNDEDPIRNMVNEAFGVDMHRDNDSNEGVGQGEGPMPNVGPQGNQAREFYDLAKDGEQPLYEGCTRYSKLSFIVKLYHIKCLCKMTDKAMTMIIELLHDAFEHAQIPSSFYEAKKYITKLGLGYEKIHACPRNCMLYWGEDENREQCKTCTMSRWREPSGNGENPVSEVDKFKKKVPRKVLRYFPLKPRLQRLFLSSKTANDMRWHAVSANNDGMIRHPRDPVYYRWMYPVERYLGLLKSYVHNRAQPTGSIAEGLLVTDLGSPNEPRPSSSASHNPGNNGPSS
- the LOC130714843 gene encoding uncharacterized protein LOC130714843 isoform X2 — protein: MDKSWILLPRNSPAYQEGVKGFLDFAFERSSVDGAILCPCGLCNFRKWLTRDVVYEHLIIKQFPRNYTFWFDHGESHEVETENNCTANLSSLGPNIVNDEDPIRNMVNEAFGVDMHRDNDSNEGVGQGEGPMPNVGPQGNQAREFYDLAKDGEQPLYEGCTRYSKLSFIVKLYHIKCLCKMTDKAMTMIIELLHDAFEHAQIPSSFYEAKKYITKLGLGYEKIHACPRNCMLYWGEDENREQCKTCTMSRWREPSGNGENPVSEVDKFKKKVPRKVLRYFPLKPRLQRLFLSSKTANDMRWHAVSANNDGMIRHPRDPVYYRWMYPVERYLGLLKSYVHNRAQPTGSIAEGLLVLSLFFLSLLFGY